In Vogesella indigofera, a single window of DNA contains:
- a CDS encoding LysR family transcriptional regulator translates to MNEFDLDADALRRLDLNLLLAFDVLMQERHVSRAAARLYLGQPAMSHALARLRKLLDDPLFIRCGSRMEPTARALALAPAVHAWLQEANRFLFRQPPFDPAAVNASLRLSMPDGMEAMLYPSLIAALRQQAPQLQLRSQLLETDQQLAALDNDEVDLLITAAPLPLRDWHSRRPLFDSGFCSVHSTQQLVLSATPSLAELAACDHVVSSYRGTAAGVIDHLFAGHGLARRIVALAASLMAIAHILQQAPLVSIQPALYHSLFDLHPALRCSPLPGAAQIQIDLVWHRRNDGHPLHRFLRQVLLAQLQQLFAAEMAAGQATPLQR, encoded by the coding sequence ATGAACGAATTCGATCTTGATGCCGACGCGCTGCGTCGCCTCGACCTCAACCTGCTGCTGGCCTTCGACGTACTGATGCAGGAACGCCACGTCAGCCGCGCCGCCGCCCGCCTCTACCTCGGCCAGCCAGCGATGAGCCACGCGCTGGCGCGACTGCGCAAGCTGCTCGACGATCCGCTGTTCATCCGCTGCGGCAGCCGCATGGAGCCGACCGCGCGCGCACTGGCGCTGGCGCCGGCGGTGCACGCCTGGCTGCAGGAGGCCAACCGCTTCCTGTTCCGCCAGCCGCCGTTCGATCCGGCGGCGGTCAACGCCAGCCTGCGGCTGTCGATGCCGGACGGCATGGAGGCGATGCTGTACCCGTCGCTGATCGCCGCGCTGCGGCAGCAGGCGCCGCAGCTGCAACTGCGTTCGCAGCTGCTGGAGACCGACCAGCAGCTGGCCGCGCTCGACAACGACGAGGTCGACCTGCTGATCACCGCCGCGCCGCTGCCGCTGCGCGACTGGCACAGCCGGCGGCCGCTGTTCGACAGCGGCTTCTGCTCGGTGCACAGCACGCAGCAACTCGTGCTGTCGGCGACACCGTCGCTGGCAGAGCTGGCGGCCTGCGATCACGTGGTCAGCAGCTATCGCGGCACCGCCGCCGGCGTCATCGACCACCTGTTTGCCGGCCACGGCCTGGCCCGCCGCATCGTGGCACTGGCGGCCAGTCTGATGGCGATCGCGCACATCCTGCAGCAGGCGCCGCTGGTCTCCATCCAGCCGGCGCTGTACCACTCGCTGTTCGACCTGCATCCCGCGCTGCGCTGCTCGCCGCTGCCGGGCGCGGCGCAAATCCAGATCGACCTGGTCTGGCACCGCCGCAACGACGGCCACCCGCTGCACCGCTTCCTGCGCCAGGTGTTGCTGGCCCAGCTGCAGCAACTGTTCGCCGCCGAGATGGCCGCCGGCCAGGCCACGCCGCTGCAACGCTGA
- a CDS encoding SlyX family protein yields MESRLIELEIKVALQEDLLDALNLTVTRQQQQIDLLQEQLRHLYQLQQGASQDDTVGSLRDDIPPHY; encoded by the coding sequence ATGGAATCACGCCTCATCGAACTGGAAATCAAGGTTGCGCTGCAGGAAGACCTGCTCGACGCGCTCAATCTCACCGTCACCCGCCAGCAGCAGCAGATCGACCTGCTGCAGGAACAGCTGCGCCACCTGTACCAGCTGCAACAGGGCGCCAGCCAGGATGACACCGTCGGCTCGCTGCGCGACGACATTCCGCCGCACTACTGA
- the bluB gene encoding 5,6-dimethylbenzimidazole synthase — MSRYSDAEIATVYRVIRERRDMRHFRPEPLDPALLQRLLQAAHHAPSVGYMQPWRFIRISDAALREQLHALVEQERQRTAAALGQRQEEFMRLKVEGLRECAEVLVVALMDGRERHVFGRRTLPEMDLASVACAIQNMWLAARAEGIGLGWVSIFDPDALAALLRFPPGARAVAILCIGHVDAFYDKPMLEQENWAQRQPLAALLSENGWGDVPAGAS, encoded by the coding sequence ATGAGCCGCTACAGCGACGCCGAGATTGCCACCGTCTACCGCGTGATCCGCGAACGGCGCGACATGCGCCACTTCCGCCCGGAGCCGCTGGACCCGGCGCTGCTGCAACGGCTGTTGCAGGCGGCGCACCACGCGCCCAGCGTCGGCTACATGCAGCCGTGGCGCTTCATCCGCATCAGCGATGCCGCGCTGCGTGAGCAGTTGCACGCGCTGGTGGAGCAGGAACGGCAGCGCACCGCCGCCGCCCTCGGCCAGCGGCAGGAGGAATTCATGCGCCTGAAGGTGGAGGGCCTGCGCGAGTGCGCCGAGGTGCTGGTGGTGGCGCTGATGGACGGCCGCGAACGCCATGTGTTCGGCCGCCGCACGCTGCCGGAGATGGATCTGGCCTCGGTGGCCTGCGCCATCCAGAACATGTGGCTGGCGGCGCGCGCCGAGGGCATCGGTCTGGGCTGGGTGTCGATCTTTGATCCGGACGCGCTGGCCGCGCTGCTGCGGTTTCCACCGGGCGCGCGCGCGGTGGCGATACTGTGCATCGGCCACGTCGACGCCTTCTACGACAAGCCGATGCTGGAGCAGGAAAACTGGGCGCAGCGCCAGCCACTGGCGGCGCTGCTCAGCGAGAACGGCTGGGGCGACGTGCCCGCCGGCGCCAGCTAG
- a CDS encoding class I SAM-dependent methyltransferase, translating into MHATPLYCAESARRDTAEQLASRFALPLVRQRPTDGYWLELGPERLELVTCAKHGAVYAEFVEGAARHRREQGGGRGQPVAKAVGLKGAKDLPRVVDATAGLGGDSFVLATLGCHVTMLERSPVAAALLADALERAARDPSTADIAARMTLVHGNAIAWLAQQAALPRAERPEVVFVDPMFPDTDKKSAAAKKGMQAFQHVIGDDLDSAELLAAAIAAATVRVVVKRPQRGVPIEGVKPSVVLDGKSTRFDLYIIKALRPQDFTDAD; encoded by the coding sequence ATGCACGCCACCCCCCTGTACTGCGCCGAAAGTGCGCGCCGCGACACCGCCGAGCAACTGGCCAGCCGCTTTGCCCTGCCTCTGGTACGGCAGCGGCCGACGGACGGCTACTGGCTGGAACTGGGGCCAGAGCGGCTGGAGCTGGTCACCTGCGCCAAGCACGGCGCGGTGTACGCCGAATTCGTGGAAGGCGCCGCCCGCCACCGCCGCGAACAGGGCGGCGGCCGCGGCCAGCCGGTGGCCAAGGCGGTGGGGCTGAAAGGCGCCAAGGACCTGCCGCGGGTGGTGGACGCCACCGCCGGCCTCGGCGGCGACAGCTTCGTGCTGGCCACGCTGGGCTGCCACGTCACCATGCTGGAGCGCTCGCCCGTCGCCGCCGCGCTGCTGGCCGACGCGCTGGAGCGCGCCGCGCGCGATCCGTCGACCGCCGACATCGCCGCGCGCATGACGCTGGTGCACGGCAACGCCATCGCCTGGCTGGCGCAACAGGCCGCGCTGCCACGTGCCGAGCGTCCGGAAGTGGTGTTCGTCGACCCGATGTTCCCCGACACCGACAAGAAATCCGCCGCCGCCAAGAAAGGCATGCAGGCGTTCCAGCACGTGATCGGCGACGACCTCGACAGCGCCGAGCTGCTGGCCGCCGCCATCGCCGCCGCCACCGTACGCGTGGTGGTGAAACGGCCGCAACGCGGCGTGCCGATCGAGGGCGTGAAGCCGTCGGTGGTGCTGGACGGCAAGTCCACCCGCTTCGACCTCTACATCATCAAGGCGCTGCGGCCGCAGGACTTCACGGACGCGGACTGA
- a CDS encoding MFS transporter, with translation MSIAAVAPRYRLHHLAIALIVALEYLQTMMVAFGAGRISHGLHATAQQFSLAAAGYAAVAVLMILSHRWWVQRLGYRTMLRLSLLAFGVGALLCALSQTAGDFIVARMVQALGGAAFFTASRVQIMHYRGRERLQAMLFLPGGIMLGSGLAPILAAGLLTVTGWQALFWVLLPLVALADYVVRQAVPEAEPVANERPDRLHPWGLALLVAGVFLLQWVLERARFELAAHGALLWSLGLLAGVLLLLHLRHEWRRSAPLVPYRRFTSERYLWGMAVYGVAYVVMSACGYVLPLYMAQGLGLSLLHSGWLLGGSGLLALPFAILHLKLMLRWPHLRRFLLAGTLLLALAAALLAHSATGGGWQLAAGLLLFNGLFLPFFLGTTAAATFSHVDEQVFSHAYQVKNAMREVASALGLSWAVLILQQRSDAHLAAQPELAAGPLLLLAGQDFFYGLLLLALCIGVLLRLQRRFV, from the coding sequence ATGTCTATCGCTGCCGTCGCGCCGCGTTACCGCCTGCACCACCTTGCCATCGCGCTGATCGTGGCGCTGGAATACCTGCAAACCATGATGGTGGCCTTCGGCGCCGGCCGCATCAGCCACGGTCTGCACGCCACGGCACAGCAATTCAGCCTCGCCGCCGCCGGCTACGCCGCGGTGGCGGTGCTGATGATCCTCAGCCACCGCTGGTGGGTGCAGCGCCTCGGCTACCGCACCATGCTGCGGCTGTCGCTGCTGGCCTTCGGCGTGGGCGCACTGCTGTGCGCGCTGTCGCAGACGGCGGGTGATTTCATCGTCGCGCGCATGGTGCAGGCGCTGGGCGGGGCGGCGTTCTTCACCGCGTCAAGGGTGCAGATCATGCACTACCGCGGCCGCGAGCGGCTGCAGGCGATGCTGTTCCTGCCCGGTGGCATCATGCTCGGCTCCGGGCTGGCGCCCATCCTCGCCGCCGGCCTGCTGACGGTGACCGGCTGGCAGGCGCTGTTCTGGGTGTTGCTGCCGCTGGTGGCGCTCGCCGACTACGTGGTGCGGCAGGCGGTGCCGGAAGCGGAACCGGTGGCCAACGAACGCCCGGACCGGCTGCACCCGTGGGGCCTCGCGCTGCTGGTGGCCGGCGTATTCCTGCTGCAATGGGTGCTGGAGCGCGCCCGTTTCGAGCTGGCGGCGCACGGCGCGCTGCTGTGGTCGCTGGGGCTGCTGGCCGGCGTGCTGCTGTTGCTGCACCTGCGCCACGAATGGCGGCGGTCGGCGCCGCTGGTACCGTACCGCCGCTTCACCAGCGAGCGCTACCTGTGGGGCATGGCGGTGTACGGCGTGGCCTATGTGGTGATGTCGGCCTGCGGCTATGTGCTGCCGCTGTACATGGCGCAGGGGCTGGGTCTGAGCCTGCTGCACAGTGGCTGGCTGCTGGGCGGCAGCGGCCTGCTGGCGCTGCCTTTCGCCATCCTGCACCTGAAGCTGATGCTGCGCTGGCCGCATCTGCGCCGCTTCCTGTTGGCGGGGACGCTGTTGCTGGCCTTGGCCGCCGCGCTGCTGGCGCACAGCGCTACGGGTGGGGGCTGGCAGCTGGCGGCCGGGCTGCTGCTGTTCAACGGCCTGTTCCTGCCGTTCTTTCTCGGCACCACCGCTGCCGCCACCTTCAGCCACGTCGACGAGCAGGTGTTCAGCCACGCCTACCAGGTGAAGAACGCGATGCGCGAGGTGGCTAGCGCGCTGGGGCTGTCGTGGGCGGTGCTCATCCTGCAGCAGCGCAGCGACGCGCATCTGGCGGCGCAGCCGGAGCTGGCCGCCGGCCCGCTGCTGCTGCTGGCGGGGCAGGATTTCTTCTACGGCTTGCTGCTGCTGGCGCTGTGCATCGGTGTGCTGCTGCGCCTGCAGCGTCGCTTCGTGTAG
- a CDS encoding LysR family transcriptional regulator, whose product MSTSLLWEIRVFCTVVERQSFVAAARLLGRSPSAVTRAIQALEQAVGRELLQRSQKLLSLTAAGASYYPHARQILDLQAAAQEALAGLGGEAPGWIRCAAPESLSIGVLPAVLADFGRQHPDVSIDVRFSDEPLDPIQEKLDFTIRGAFPQSSELIGFPLWNYRRHLYASPDYIRRMGLPLHPDELARHELIVHTAPRILKDWHFVADGEQRRFRVAPRYRLNSGAAVYHAARAGAGIARLADWLAEAAVRDNALVKVCPAYRLTSSAGLDPQMHAVYARGRLPARVRLFLDALRQGWPQPS is encoded by the coding sequence ATGTCGACCTCCCTGCTGTGGGAAATCCGCGTGTTTTGTACCGTGGTGGAAAGACAGAGCTTTGTCGCGGCGGCGCGCCTGCTGGGGCGTTCGCCCAGCGCGGTGACGCGCGCCATCCAGGCGCTGGAACAGGCCGTGGGCAGAGAGCTGCTGCAACGCTCGCAAAAGCTGCTCAGCCTGACGGCGGCGGGGGCCAGCTATTATCCGCACGCCCGGCAGATCCTCGATCTGCAGGCGGCGGCGCAAGAGGCGCTGGCCGGGCTGGGCGGCGAGGCGCCCGGCTGGATACGCTGCGCGGCGCCGGAAAGCCTGTCCATCGGCGTGCTGCCGGCGGTGCTGGCCGACTTTGGCCGCCAGCATCCGGACGTGAGCATCGATGTGCGCTTCAGCGACGAGCCGCTGGACCCGATACAGGAAAAGCTCGATTTCACCATTCGTGGCGCCTTTCCGCAGTCGAGCGAGCTGATCGGCTTTCCGCTGTGGAATTACCGGCGCCACCTGTATGCCAGCCCCGACTACATCCGGCGCATGGGGCTGCCGCTGCACCCGGACGAGCTGGCGCGGCACGAGCTGATCGTGCATACCGCGCCGCGTATCCTCAAGGACTGGCACTTTGTCGCCGATGGCGAACAGCGCCGCTTCCGGGTGGCGCCGCGCTATCGCCTCAATTCCGGCGCCGCGGTGTACCACGCGGCGCGCGCCGGTGCCGGCATTGCCCGCCTGGCCGACTGGCTGGCCGAGGCGGCGGTGCGCGACAACGCGCTGGTCAAGGTGTGCCCGGCCTACCGGCTGACCTCGTCGGCGGGGCTGGACCCGCAAATGCACGCGGTGTATGCCCGTGGCCGCCTGCCCGCCCGCGTGCGCCTGTTCCTCGACGCCTTGCGCCAGGGATGGCCGCAGCCGTCATAA
- a CDS encoding ABC-F family ATP-binding cassette domain-containing protein, whose amino-acid sequence MIILKNVALRRGTKVLLDNASVTLNPGEKVGLVGRNGAGKSSLFAVLNGSLHEDGGDVSIPSQWRMSQVAQDMPETAQTATEFVVEGDTTLLAAQQEVTEAEAGEDYMRMAHAYTALNDAGAHDAPARAQALILGLGFSVAELQQPVNSFSGGWRMRLQLARALMCPSDLLLLDEPTNHLDLDALVWLEAWLKQYAGTMVVISHDREFLDAVTTVTLHVDNAKLVRYGGNYSKFEDMRAEQLILQQAAQAKQQEKMAHLQKFIDRFKAKASKAKQAQSRVKALERMEKIAPVLADADFQFEFKEPMSLPNSMLSMTGAAFGYPAMDGAPADTPPTVIVRNVNRTVLAGQRIGILGANGQGKSTLVKTVAEALQAVGGEIIRGKGLNIGYFSQQELDVLRPEDDPLQHMFRLARDTPAAMRPSANDCREQGLRNFLGTFNFSGDMVKQAVGSMSGGEKARLVLCMIVWQRPNLLLLDEPTNHLDLATREALSVALNEFEGSVMLVSHDRALLRAVCDEFWMVSRGGVSDFEGDLDDYQVYLLEEAKRRREEAAGKR is encoded by the coding sequence ATGATCATTCTGAAAAACGTGGCCTTGCGCCGCGGCACCAAAGTCCTGCTCGACAACGCGTCGGTGACGCTCAATCCCGGCGAGAAAGTCGGCCTCGTCGGTCGCAATGGCGCCGGCAAATCCTCGCTGTTCGCGGTGCTGAACGGCTCGCTGCACGAAGACGGCGGCGATGTGTCGATCCCGTCGCAGTGGCGCATGTCGCAGGTGGCGCAGGACATGCCGGAAACGGCGCAGACGGCGACCGAGTTCGTGGTCGAAGGCGATACCACCCTGCTCGCCGCGCAGCAGGAGGTGACCGAGGCCGAGGCCGGCGAAGACTACATGCGCATGGCGCACGCCTATACCGCGCTCAACGACGCCGGCGCCCACGACGCGCCGGCACGGGCGCAGGCGCTGATTCTCGGCCTGGGTTTCAGCGTCGCCGAGCTGCAGCAGCCGGTGAACAGCTTCTCCGGCGGCTGGCGCATGCGGCTGCAACTGGCGCGCGCGCTGATGTGTCCGTCCGACCTGCTGCTGCTGGACGAGCCGACCAACCACCTGGATCTGGACGCGCTGGTGTGGCTGGAGGCGTGGCTGAAGCAGTACGCCGGCACCATGGTGGTGATCAGCCATGACCGCGAATTCCTCGACGCCGTCACCACGGTGACGCTGCACGTCGACAACGCCAAGCTGGTGCGCTACGGCGGCAATTACAGCAAGTTCGAGGACATGCGTGCCGAACAGCTGATCCTGCAGCAGGCGGCGCAGGCCAAGCAGCAGGAAAAGATGGCGCACCTGCAGAAGTTCATCGACCGCTTCAAGGCCAAGGCCAGCAAGGCCAAGCAGGCGCAGAGCCGCGTCAAGGCGCTGGAGCGGATGGAGAAGATCGCGCCGGTGCTGGCCGACGCCGACTTCCAGTTCGAATTCAAGGAGCCGATGAGCCTGCCGAACTCGATGCTGTCGATGACCGGCGCCGCGTTCGGCTATCCGGCCATGGACGGCGCGCCGGCAGACACGCCGCCGACGGTGATCGTGCGCAACGTCAACCGCACCGTGCTGGCCGGCCAGCGCATCGGCATTCTCGGCGCCAACGGCCAGGGCAAGTCGACGCTGGTGAAAACCGTGGCCGAGGCGCTGCAGGCGGTCGGCGGCGAGATCATCCGCGGCAAGGGGCTGAACATCGGCTACTTCTCGCAGCAGGAGCTGGACGTGCTGCGCCCGGAGGACGATCCGCTGCAGCACATGTTCCGCCTGGCGCGCGACACCCCGGCGGCGATGCGGCCGTCGGCCAACGACTGCCGCGAGCAGGGGCTGCGCAATTTCCTCGGCACCTTCAACTTCAGCGGCGACATGGTGAAGCAGGCGGTGGGCAGCATGAGCGGTGGCGAGAAGGCGCGGCTGGTGCTGTGCATGATCGTGTGGCAGCGGCCGAACCTGCTGCTGCTGGATGAACCGACCAACCACCTGGACCTCGCCACCCGCGAGGCGTTGAGCGTGGCGCTGAACGAGTTCGAAGGCTCGGTGATGCTGGTCAGCCACGACCGCGCCTTGCTGCGCGCGGTGTGCGACGAGTTCTGGATGGTGTCGCGCGGCGGGGTCAGCGATTTCGAGGGCGATCTGGACGACTACCAGGTCTACCTGCTGGAAGAGGCCAAGCGCCGCCGCGAAGAGGCGGCCGGCAAGCGCTAA
- a CDS encoding acyl-CoA thioesterase, with amino-acid sequence MSVFAVEFKVRDYECDMQGIVNNGVYFNYLEHARHEFLLQKGIDFAELARQKVNLVVVRSELDYKASLTSGDQFVVTVAFEAVSRVRFGFRQQVIRLADQKVVLEGLIIGTAVNERGRPAIPEAFAAQLAG; translated from the coding sequence ATGTCCGTGTTTGCCGTTGAATTCAAGGTGCGTGATTACGAGTGCGATATGCAGGGCATCGTCAATAACGGTGTCTACTTCAACTACCTGGAGCACGCGCGCCACGAATTCCTGCTGCAGAAGGGCATCGACTTTGCCGAGCTGGCGCGACAGAAGGTGAACCTGGTGGTGGTGCGCTCGGAGCTGGACTACAAGGCGTCGCTGACCAGCGGCGACCAGTTCGTGGTCACTGTGGCGTTCGAGGCGGTGTCGCGCGTGCGCTTCGGCTTCCGCCAGCAGGTGATCCGCCTCGCCGACCAGAAGGTGGTGCTGGAGGGGCTGATCATCGGCACCGCCGTCAACGAGCGCGGCCGCCCGGCGATTCCGGAAGCGTTCGCCGCGCAGCTGGCCGGCTGA
- a CDS encoding DNA internalization-related competence protein ComEC/Rec2, producing the protein MLLLACFCAGVVLCVFLPQLPSWPLLLTVLLLSWPLWWRTRRLWLLALVAATLGLGYAAWRAELRLAQRLDAALVGEVVQFSGVVRGLAKPGEFGVRLRFEVEETAPDIRLPPLLELSDYRQQAWPAGSRWRLSARLRPPRGAANVAGFDAEAWYWSEGVLATGSVFKGRQALGMATDWPAHIDRLRERVAQRLLTGCDEPRAAALVAALAVGAQQTLTRGDWQSLAATGLTHVVSVSGLHITMIALLVAWLLRRALRYLPPLRRPLWWVLGGAMLAAGAYAALAGFSVPTQRSLWMLVVAAVALASQRGLSPLQIWLAALTLVLLLDPFAVLAPGFWLSFGLVAALLVMVAGRRAPGGKWQTALQAQGLVTLASTLPLALFFGQLPLVSPLANALGTPLVSLLLTPLALLAALLPWPWLAVAAGWVAQLLWSWVDLLAGAPLYAVPQLPWPLLLAALAGTLLALLPWSWSGRALGGCLLLPLLLYRVPPPASGTLAVELLDVGQGLAVLLRTRQHALLYDTGAGEATRVLLPALRALDVRRLDTLLLSHHDSDHDGAAASLREGIKVGRILAGQPQFYPGAQPCRGGQSWVWDGVRFDVLWPPPAWQGEDNAHSCVLRVATAGQALLLSGDAPLAVEQALLARYGSALRSQWLVLGHHGSRTSSGDDWLRQVQPQMALLSAGYRNRYRHPHPQVLARLDAAGITVWRSDHDGALALRLGPREGELQARRAQAARYWRP; encoded by the coding sequence ATGTTGCTGCTTGCCTGTTTCTGTGCCGGGGTGGTGTTGTGCGTGTTTTTGCCGCAGCTGCCGAGCTGGCCCTTGTTGCTGACCGTGCTGCTGTTGTCGTGGCCGCTGTGGTGGCGCACGCGTCGCCTGTGGCTGCTGGCGCTGGTGGCCGCCACGCTGGGGCTGGGCTACGCCGCGTGGCGGGCAGAGTTGCGTCTGGCGCAGCGGCTGGATGCGGCACTGGTCGGCGAGGTGGTGCAGTTCAGCGGCGTGGTGCGCGGCCTGGCCAAGCCCGGCGAATTCGGCGTGCGCCTGCGCTTCGAGGTGGAGGAAACCGCGCCGGACATCCGCCTGCCGCCGCTGCTGGAGCTGAGCGACTACCGGCAGCAGGCGTGGCCGGCCGGCAGCCGCTGGCGCCTCAGCGCGCGCCTGCGTCCGCCGCGTGGTGCGGCCAACGTTGCCGGCTTCGACGCCGAGGCGTGGTACTGGTCGGAAGGGGTGCTGGCCACCGGCAGCGTGTTCAAGGGGCGGCAGGCGCTGGGCATGGCAACGGACTGGCCGGCGCACATCGACCGCCTGCGCGAACGGGTGGCGCAGCGGCTGCTGACCGGCTGTGACGAGCCGCGCGCCGCCGCGCTGGTGGCGGCACTGGCGGTGGGGGCGCAGCAGACGCTGACGCGTGGCGACTGGCAGTCGCTGGCCGCCACCGGCCTGACCCACGTGGTCAGCGTCTCCGGGCTGCACATCACGATGATCGCGTTGCTGGTGGCGTGGCTGTTGCGGCGCGCGCTGCGCTACCTGCCGCCGCTGCGGCGGCCGTTGTGGTGGGTGCTGGGCGGCGCGATGCTGGCCGCCGGCGCCTATGCCGCGCTGGCCGGTTTTTCGGTGCCGACGCAGCGCAGCCTGTGGATGCTCGTGGTGGCGGCCGTGGCGCTGGCCAGCCAGCGCGGGCTGTCGCCGTTGCAGATCTGGCTGGCGGCGCTGACGCTGGTGTTGCTGCTCGATCCGTTTGCGGTGCTGGCGCCGGGCTTCTGGCTGTCGTTCGGGCTGGTGGCGGCGCTGCTCGTGATGGTGGCCGGCCGCCGCGCGCCGGGCGGCAAGTGGCAGACCGCGCTGCAGGCGCAAGGGCTGGTGACGCTGGCGTCGACGCTGCCACTGGCGCTGTTCTTCGGCCAGCTGCCGCTGGTGTCGCCGCTGGCCAATGCGCTGGGCACGCCGCTGGTGTCCTTGCTGCTGACGCCGCTGGCCTTGCTGGCGGCGCTGCTGCCGTGGCCTTGGCTAGCCGTGGCGGCGGGGTGGGTGGCACAGCTGCTCTGGTCCTGGGTGGACCTGCTGGCCGGTGCGCCGCTGTACGCGGTACCGCAGCTGCCGTGGCCGCTGCTGCTGGCGGCGCTGGCCGGCACGCTGCTGGCCCTGCTGCCGTGGTCGTGGAGCGGGCGCGCGCTGGGCGGCTGCCTGTTGCTGCCGCTGCTGCTGTACCGGGTGCCGCCGCCGGCCAGCGGCACGCTGGCGGTGGAGCTGCTCGATGTCGGCCAGGGGCTGGCGGTGCTGTTGCGCACGCGGCAGCACGCCTTGCTGTACGACACCGGCGCCGGCGAGGCGACGCGGGTGCTGCTGCCGGCGTTGCGCGCGCTGGATGTGCGGCGGCTGGACACGCTGCTGCTGTCGCACCACGACAGCGACCACGACGGCGCCGCCGCCAGCCTGCGCGAGGGCATCAAGGTTGGCCGCATCCTCGCCGGCCAGCCGCAGTTCTATCCCGGCGCCCAGCCGTGCCGCGGCGGGCAGAGCTGGGTGTGGGACGGCGTGCGTTTCGACGTGCTGTGGCCGCCGCCGGCGTGGCAGGGCGAGGACAACGCGCACAGCTGCGTGCTGCGGGTCGCCACCGCCGGGCAGGCGCTGCTGCTGAGCGGTGATGCGCCGCTGGCGGTGGAGCAGGCGTTGCTGGCGCGTTACGGCAGTGCGCTGCGCAGCCAGTGGCTGGTGCTCGGCCATCACGGCAGCCGTACTTCCAGCGGTGACGACTGGCTGCGGCAGGTGCAGCCGCAGATGGCGCTGCTCAGCGCCGGCTACCGCAACCGTTACCGCCATCCGCACCCGCAGGTGCTGGCGCGGCTGGACGCGGCCGGCATCACCGTGTGGCGCAGCGATCACGACGGCGCACTGGCGTTGCGGCTGGGGCCCAGAGAGGGCGAATTGCAGGCGCGGCGGGCGCAGGCGGCACGCTACTGGAGGCCGTGA
- a CDS encoding Na+/H+ antiporter family protein has protein sequence MNAILIAVTLMLALTLARTHVVISLLLGALVGGLSGGLDLAQTLAAFNKGITNGAAVALSYALLGAFAVAIAKSGLPHALADAAVARLQRSDGKARLKWLLLALLAVVSVMSQNLVPIHIAFIPLLIPPLLYVMARLQLDRRAVACVITFGLVTPYMLFPVGFGDIFLNQILLGNIAKAGMDVSGVNVMHAMAIPAAGMLVGLLLAVFVSYRKSRSYSLGKIENAERTGTRISRKGTVTALLAIAGAFAVQLYSDSMLLGALCGFLLFIATGALKWREADDVFSDGMKLMAMIGFVMITAQGFAEVLTATGQIGELVSASASLFGDNRGMAAFAMLFVGLVVTMGIGSSFSTVPILTAIYVPLCIQLGFSPLATVAIIGTAGALGDAGSPASDSTLGPTSGLNVDGQHDHMRDTVIPTFLHYNLPLLAAGWVAALVL, from the coding sequence ATGAATGCCATCCTGATCGCAGTAACCCTGATGCTGGCGCTGACCCTCGCCCGCACCCACGTCGTCATCAGCCTGCTGCTGGGCGCCCTCGTCGGCGGCCTCAGCGGCGGGCTGGACCTGGCGCAAACGCTGGCCGCCTTCAACAAGGGCATCACCAATGGCGCGGCGGTGGCGCTGTCCTACGCGCTGCTGGGCGCCTTCGCGGTGGCCATCGCCAAGTCCGGCCTGCCGCACGCGCTGGCCGATGCCGCGGTGGCGCGGCTGCAGCGCAGCGACGGCAAGGCGCGGCTGAAGTGGCTGCTGCTGGCGCTGCTGGCGGTGGTCAGCGTGATGAGCCAGAACCTGGTGCCGATCCACATCGCCTTCATCCCGCTGCTGATCCCGCCGCTGCTGTACGTGATGGCGCGGCTGCAGCTGGATCGCCGCGCGGTGGCCTGCGTGATCACCTTTGGCCTGGTGACGCCCTACATGCTGTTCCCGGTCGGGTTCGGCGACATCTTCCTGAACCAGATCCTGCTCGGCAACATTGCCAAGGCCGGCATGGACGTCTCCGGCGTCAACGTGATGCACGCGATGGCGATCCCGGCCGCCGGCATGCTCGTCGGCCTGCTGCTGGCGGTGTTCGTCAGCTACCGCAAGTCGCGTTCGTACTCGCTGGGCAAGATCGAGAACGCCGAGCGCACCGGCACCCGCATCAGCCGCAAGGGCACCGTCACCGCGCTGCTGGCCATCGCCGGCGCGTTCGCGGTGCAGCTGTACAGCGACTCGATGCTGCTGGGCGCGCTGTGCGGCTTTTTGCTGTTCATCGCCACCGGCGCGCTGAAATGGCGCGAGGCCGACGACGTGTTCAGCGACGGCATGAAGCTGATGGCGATGATCGGCTTCGTGATGATCACCGCGCAGGGCTTTGCCGAGGTGCTGACCGCCACCGGCCAGATCGGCGAGCTGGTCAGCGCCTCCGCCAGCCTGTTCGGCGACAACCGCGGCATGGCCGCGTTCGCGATGCTGTTTGTCGGGCTGGTGGTGACCATGGGCATCGGCTCCTCGTTTTCCACCGTGCCGATCCTGACCGCGATCTACGTGCCGCTGTGCATCCAGCTCGGCTTCTCGCCGCTGGCGACGGTGGCCATCATCGGCACCGCCGGCGCGCTGGGCGACGCCGGTTCGCCGGCGTCGGACTCCACGCTGGGGCCGACTTCCGGCCTCAATGTCGACGGCCAGCACGACCACATGCGCGATACGGTGATCCCCACCTTCCTGCACTACAACCTGCCGCTGCTGGCCGCCGGCTGGGTGGCGGCGCTGGTGCTGTAG